The DNA segment TGACGGAAATGATGTTCGTGATCGCGATCATCGCCATCCTCGCGGGCATCGGCTATCCGCTCGGCGTGAGGATGCTGGGCCGTGCACGGGAGTCGGCGTGCCTGACGAACCTGGCGGGCATCGGCGGGGCGCTGGATGTCTATCTGCGTGACCATGGCGGGCGGTTGCCGGAGCTCCGTCCCGGCCGCGGATCGAAGAAGATCGACGCGCCGGTGCTGGACACCGTGTTGCTGGAATACACGCAGACCGACCGCGTGTTCTGCTGCCCGGCGGGGGTGAAGGAGTTCAACAAGACCGGCTGCAGCTATTTCTGGAACTCCGCCATGAACGGATCCACGGTGGCGGACGCGACGTTCTTCAACATGCGCAACAGCCCGGAGACCATCCCGCTCGTCATGGACAAGGAAGCGTGGCATCCGCATGACACGAACATCCTCTACGCGGATGGCAGCGCCTCGAACAAGATCCGCTTCAAGATCGGAAACTCGCAGGGGAAAGGGAAATAGCGGCCATGCTCGAGGTGAACGGACTCTGGAAATCCTTCGGCGGCAAGGCGGCGCTGGAGGACGTTTCCTTCAATGTCGGCAGGGGTGAGATTTTCGGCCTGCTGGGACATAACGGCGCGGGCAAGAGCACGTCCCTGGGCATCATCCTCGGGATGGTCGCGGCGGACCGCGGGGAGGTGACGGTCGATGGCATCTCCGTGGTGAAGGACCGGGCGCGGGCGTTGGGGAAAGTTGGCGCGATCTTCGAGTCGCCGGCATTCTATGACTACCTGAGCGGCTGGGAGAACCTGCGGCTGCTGATGAGCTACACCTGCCCGTTCGATGCGAGGATGGCCCGGGACGTCGTCCAGCGGGTGGGCCTGGCGGACCGCATCCATTCCAAGGTGCGCACATACAGCCACGGGATGAGGCAGCGGCTCGCGCTCGCACAGTCCCTGCTGCCGGAGCCGGAGGTACTGCTGCTGGACGAGCCGACCGACGGTCTGGACCCGGAGGGCATCAAGTGGTTCCGCGACTTCATACTCGGCTTGCGTGACGAACGCGGAACGACCGTCCTTTTCAACTCCCATCTGCTCGCGGAGGTCGAGCTGATGTGCGACCGCGTGGCGATCCTGCGGAAGGGCAGGCGCGTGTTCGAAGGAAGCGTCGATGGCCTGAACGAGGACACGCCGGTCTATGAGGCGGACCTCCAGCCCTGGGGAACAGCCGTCGGCCTGATCCATGGGGCGGGTGGCGAGGTGCTGGCCGAGGGCCGGCTTTCCCTGCCACATGAGGTGGACCCGGCGGACTTTGTCGGAACCCTGGTCGCGGCGGGTGTGCGGGTGCGGGCCTTCGCACCGGTCAAGCGGTCCCTGGAAGATCTTTACATGGAAATCCTGAACGGAGGGGGAAGGTAGCCATGCTGTTCCTGCAACAACTCCGGGGGGAACTCAGGAAACTGTTCGCCAGGCCGCGGACCTGGATGGGCTACGGCGCGTTCCTGGTCATGGAGGCGGTCATCCTGTTCGTCTACAAGCTGGATCTCAGCCAGCGGCTGGTGAAGGGGATGGTCGAGCGGAACGGCCTGGAGTTCGGCACCTACTACAGCTCCCTTAGCATCACCTTCACCATCATGGTCATCAGCATGGTGCTGCTCGGCGCGATCTATTTCGCGCTGGTGGCTGGGGACATCGTGGCGAAGGAAAACGAGGACGGGAACCTGCGGCTGGTCTTCGCCCGGCCCATC comes from the Luteolibacter sp. SL250 genome and includes:
- a CDS encoding prepilin-type N-terminal cleavage/methylation domain-containing protein is translated as MTLTEMMFVIAIIAILAGIGYPLGVRMLGRARESACLTNLAGIGGALDVYLRDHGGRLPELRPGRGSKKIDAPVLDTVLLEYTQTDRVFCCPAGVKEFNKTGCSYFWNSAMNGSTVADATFFNMRNSPETIPLVMDKEAWHPHDTNILYADGSASNKIRFKIGNSQGKGK
- a CDS encoding ABC transporter ATP-binding protein, translated to MLEVNGLWKSFGGKAALEDVSFNVGRGEIFGLLGHNGAGKSTSLGIILGMVAADRGEVTVDGISVVKDRARALGKVGAIFESPAFYDYLSGWENLRLLMSYTCPFDARMARDVVQRVGLADRIHSKVRTYSHGMRQRLALAQSLLPEPEVLLLDEPTDGLDPEGIKWFRDFILGLRDERGTTVLFNSHLLAEVELMCDRVAILRKGRRVFEGSVDGLNEDTPVYEADLQPWGTAVGLIHGAGGEVLAEGRLSLPHEVDPADFVGTLVAAGVRVRAFAPVKRSLEDLYMEILNGGGR